A DNA window from Amycolatopsis sp. DSM 110486 contains the following coding sequences:
- a CDS encoding TIM-barrel domain-containing protein, whose translation MAKSVRRRLLVRLLAAVCLAGTLVSTGVSAGATPVSAPAGQTVTAGQARFEVLSPTLIRTEYAGDSAFVDAGTFNAVGRGSFARTPYTATKRDGWLTIRTSAVQLRYKLGSGAFSDDNLTVGLRTGGQDVTARPWAGKLTPACAFGTLCEAENLQLSGPGVAGDHRGYTGDGFAAGFANAGDDLAFRTTAPAAGAYQLDLRYANGSGGDGQHTTRTLTILVDGGDPHPASLPPTTDWDTWTLATVPVTLPAGEHQVTVERGATDSGNVNIDSLAVVTTGAPYPQPVPSAPTPCAFGALCEAEQGALVGGAHAASDHDGYSGKGFLAGMERAGAAGALAVTGVPANGSYDLQLRYADAIAVSGQTQPTSLSLQVGDAAPTSLTLPATSSWNSWRTTAVPVKLAAGTNTVTLGCPDSTNCHLNIDTVAVTRPHSALLAPHAALGGYRRGLDGVDGTAVTSPGILYQDGWSLLDDTASALYDPRTKVVTQRPAHGGKAYQDGYVFAYGQDYARGLRELSQLTGPSLLLPRWSYGVWYSEYYDRTAGDFEQTILPKFRSQNVPLDMLVVDTDFKSPNKWNGWEIDPTRFPDPAAFFQWAHDQGLHTALNVHPSILASDPQFPAAQATAKGKLKPGSCGGGGTDCYVFDFGDPDQLRAYFDLHRPMEQQGNDLWWLDWCCDGSSSTLAGVTPDSWINQQYADDAAKTVGRGFAFSRAYGSLQAGGYSSPTAVPTGPWADKRSTLHFTGDTVSDWATLGFEVGYTPGESAATGLASVSHDIGGHTGGLQEPGSEPGSTKLPDDLYARWVQFGTFQPVDRLHSNHSDRLPWQYGAAADASATKFLNLREDLVPYTYTLAQQATATGLPIVRPLYLQYPGRQEAYAQAGAEYLYGPDVLVAPATSPGTTATTSVWFPPGSDWTDYFTGKTYRGGTTAQITTGWDTMPVFLRSGGIMVTRSGDVPGDAGHPLTAATVTVAGGHRGAFTLYEDDGQSASAKGATTGMTYTEDAHSATLAIDAPHGSYRGRPTQRTWTVRFTDAKAPSAVLINGHRSPENTWTWDPATKTVTVRTPAQPVTRPLTVRLLNS comes from the coding sequence GTGGCGAAATCGGTCCGACGACGACTTCTGGTGCGGCTGCTGGCCGCCGTGTGCCTCGCGGGCACCCTCGTGTCGACGGGGGTTTCCGCCGGTGCGACACCGGTTTCCGCACCGGCCGGGCAAACCGTCACCGCCGGGCAGGCGAGGTTCGAGGTCCTGTCGCCGACGCTCATCCGGACGGAGTACGCGGGTGACTCCGCCTTCGTCGACGCCGGTACCTTCAACGCGGTCGGCCGCGGCAGTTTCGCCAGAACCCCTTACACCGCGACGAAGCGCGACGGTTGGCTGACCATCCGGACCAGCGCCGTCCAGCTGCGCTACAAGCTCGGCTCAGGCGCGTTCTCCGACGACAACCTCACCGTCGGGCTGCGCACCGGCGGCCAGGACGTCACGGCCCGCCCCTGGGCGGGCAAACTGACCCCGGCCTGCGCGTTCGGCACCCTGTGCGAGGCCGAGAACCTGCAGCTGTCCGGGCCGGGCGTCGCCGGCGACCACCGCGGCTACACCGGCGACGGCTTCGCCGCGGGCTTCGCCAACGCCGGCGACGACCTGGCGTTCCGCACGACCGCCCCGGCGGCCGGCGCCTACCAGCTGGATCTGCGGTACGCCAACGGATCCGGCGGCGACGGGCAGCACACCACCCGCACGCTCACGATCCTCGTGGACGGCGGCGATCCGCACCCGGCGTCGCTGCCGCCCACCACCGACTGGGACACCTGGACGCTCGCCACCGTGCCCGTGACGCTGCCCGCGGGCGAGCACCAGGTGACCGTCGAGCGCGGCGCCACCGACTCGGGCAACGTCAACATCGACAGCCTCGCCGTGGTCACGACGGGCGCGCCATACCCGCAGCCCGTCCCGTCCGCACCCACACCCTGTGCCTTCGGCGCCCTGTGCGAAGCCGAGCAGGGCGCCCTGGTCGGCGGCGCGCACGCGGCGAGCGACCACGACGGCTACTCCGGCAAGGGCTTCCTCGCCGGGATGGAGCGCGCGGGCGCGGCCGGCGCGCTCGCGGTGACCGGCGTGCCCGCGAACGGCTCGTATGACCTGCAACTGCGCTACGCCGACGCGATCGCTGTCTCCGGCCAGACCCAACCCACCAGTTTGTCCCTCCAGGTGGGCGACGCCGCACCGACCAGCCTCACGCTGCCCGCGACGAGCAGCTGGAACTCGTGGCGGACCACGGCCGTCCCGGTCAAGCTCGCGGCCGGCACCAACACCGTGACGCTCGGCTGCCCCGACTCGACGAACTGCCACCTCAACATCGACACCGTCGCGGTCACCCGGCCCCACTCGGCGCTGCTCGCGCCGCACGCGGCGTTGGGCGGCTACCGGCGCGGGCTCGACGGCGTGGACGGCACCGCCGTCACCAGCCCGGGAATCCTCTACCAGGACGGCTGGTCGCTGCTCGACGACACCGCCTCGGCGCTGTACGACCCGCGTACCAAGGTCGTCACGCAGCGCCCCGCGCACGGTGGCAAGGCCTACCAGGACGGGTACGTGTTCGCCTACGGTCAGGACTACGCCCGCGGGCTGCGCGAGCTGTCCCAGCTGACCGGTCCGTCCCTGCTGCTGCCGCGCTGGTCGTACGGCGTCTGGTACTCCGAGTACTACGACCGCACGGCCGGGGACTTCGAGCAGACGATCCTGCCGAAGTTCCGGTCGCAGAACGTGCCGCTGGACATGCTCGTGGTCGACACCGACTTCAAGTCGCCGAACAAGTGGAACGGCTGGGAGATCGACCCGACCCGCTTCCCCGACCCGGCGGCGTTCTTCCAGTGGGCGCACGACCAGGGCCTGCACACCGCGCTGAACGTCCACCCGAGCATCCTCGCCTCCGACCCCCAGTTCCCCGCCGCCCAGGCAACGGCGAAGGGCAAGCTCAAGCCCGGCAGCTGCGGCGGTGGGGGCACCGACTGTTACGTGTTCGACTTCGGCGATCCGGACCAGCTGCGGGCCTACTTCGACCTGCACCGGCCGATGGAGCAGCAGGGCAACGACCTCTGGTGGCTCGACTGGTGCTGCGACGGATCGAGCTCCACCCTCGCCGGCGTCACCCCTGACTCGTGGATCAACCAGCAGTACGCCGACGACGCGGCGAAGACCGTCGGCCGCGGGTTCGCGTTCTCCCGCGCGTACGGTTCGCTGCAGGCCGGTGGTTACAGCTCGCCCACCGCGGTGCCCACGGGGCCGTGGGCCGACAAGCGCAGCACTCTGCACTTCACCGGTGACACCGTTTCCGACTGGGCCACGCTGGGCTTCGAGGTCGGCTACACGCCTGGCGAGTCCGCGGCGACCGGCCTGGCTTCGGTGAGCCACGACATCGGCGGCCACACCGGGGGCCTGCAGGAACCCGGGAGCGAGCCGGGTAGCACGAAGCTGCCGGACGACCTGTACGCGCGCTGGGTGCAGTTCGGCACGTTCCAGCCGGTCGATCGCCTGCACTCCAACCACAGCGACCGGTTGCCGTGGCAGTACGGGGCCGCCGCGGACGCGTCGGCGACGAAGTTCCTGAACCTGCGCGAGGACCTCGTGCCGTACACGTACACGCTCGCGCAGCAGGCCACCGCGACGGGACTGCCCATCGTGCGGCCGCTGTACCTGCAGTACCCCGGGCGCCAGGAGGCCTACGCCCAGGCGGGCGCGGAGTACCTGTACGGGCCGGACGTGCTGGTGGCTCCCGCGACGAGCCCGGGCACAACCGCCACCACAAGTGTGTGGTTCCCGCCCGGCAGCGACTGGACGGACTACTTCACGGGCAAGACCTATCGGGGCGGGACCACGGCGCAGATCACCACGGGCTGGGACACGATGCCGGTGTTTCTGCGCTCGGGCGGCATCATGGTCACCCGCAGCGGCGACGTCCCCGGCGACGCGGGCCACCCGCTGACCGCCGCGACGGTCACCGTGGCCGGCGGCCACCGGGGCGCGTTCACCCTCTACGAGGACGACGGGCAGTCGGCCTCGGCGAAGGGCGCCACCACCGGCATGACCTACACCGAGGACGCCCACTCGGCGACACTCGCGATCGACGCCCCACACGGGTCGTACCGTGGGCGGCCGACGCAGCGCACCTGGACCGTGCGGTTCACCGACGCCAAGGCACCGTCGGCGGTGCTCATCAATGGTCACCGCAGCCCGGAGAACACGTGGACCTGGGACCCGGCGACGAAGACCGTGACGGTGCGGACGCCGGCGCAGCCGGTCACGCGGCCGCTCACCGTGCGGTTGCTGAACTCGTAG
- a CDS encoding ANTAR domain-containing protein, with product MHCTTGDAQRPSRTSTSQDFRDIRGRLSDEFTLLPQSLEGDHRRGKLFERLDNTLGAQNLCAAQVDAFSDRTEQYRRVFATHAAVALVGAQTEAQLHVAIESRDVIGMAKGILMQRHDIDAVQAFRLLVESSQTTKVTLHDVAT from the coding sequence ATGCACTGCACCACAGGCGATGCCCAACGACCGAGCAGGACTTCAACCTCGCAAGATTTCCGTGATATTCGCGGCCGCCTGTCTGACGAGTTCACCCTCCTTCCGCAAAGCCTCGAGGGCGACCACCGTCGTGGCAAACTCTTCGAGCGGCTCGACAACACCCTCGGCGCCCAGAACCTCTGCGCCGCTCAGGTAGACGCGTTCAGCGACCGGACCGAGCAGTACCGGCGCGTGTTCGCCACCCACGCCGCCGTCGCGCTCGTCGGCGCCCAGACCGAAGCGCAGCTGCACGTCGCCATCGAAAGCCGCGACGTCATCGGTATGGCCAAGGGAATCCTCATGCAGCGCCACGACATCGACGCAGTCCAGGCCTTTCGACTGCTCGTCGAATCGTCGCAGACCACCAAGGTGACACTGCACGACGTCGCCACCTGA
- a CDS encoding sensor histidine kinase has translation MRRAGDERLRIARDLHDVLAHQLALITVQANAGLTLLPRDSRAVEQALTAIKDAGNSALGELRAALDALRSPGAGAAPYRPSPRLSQPGDLAELLDGARAAGLRVTTDTAGPLPVLPAPVDQAAYRIAQEAVTNAIRHAGAGATVGLRVACTEGRLELTVTDDGGGRPGSRTAGGGNGLPGMRERATAFGGMLTTGPVPGGGYRVAAVLPIGGAP, from the coding sequence GCTCACCAGCTGGCCCTGATCACGGTTCAGGCCAACGCCGGGCTCACTCTGCTCCCGCGGGATTCGCGAGCCGTCGAGCAGGCGCTGACGGCGATCAAGGACGCAGGCAACTCCGCGCTCGGGGAGCTGCGTGCAGCATTGGACGCACTCCGCTCGCCCGGTGCCGGGGCCGCTCCGTACCGTCCGAGCCCTCGGCTTTCCCAGCCCGGCGACCTCGCCGAACTGCTCGACGGAGCGCGCGCGGCGGGGCTGCGCGTCACGACTGACACCGCGGGCCCGCTGCCGGTCCTGCCTGCTCCGGTTGACCAGGCCGCATACCGGATCGCGCAAGAAGCGGTCACCAACGCGATCCGGCACGCCGGCGCGGGCGCGACTGTCGGGCTTCGCGTGGCCTGCACCGAAGGACGGCTGGAGCTGACTGTCACCGACGACGGCGGCGGACGTCCCGGCAGCCGGACGGCCGGAGGCGGCAACGGGCTGCCCGGGATGCGGGAACGCGCCACAGCGTTCGGCGGGATGCTCACGACTGGGCCGGTACCCGGAGGCGGTTACCGGGTGGCCGCCGTCCTGCCGATCGGCGGCGCCCCGTGA
- a CDS encoding TetR/AcrR family transcriptional regulator: protein MSRWAPDARERLEDAALELFSAQGYENTTVAQIAERAGLNRATFFRHFADKREILFGREDELAILFSDAIRSAPTDADVPACLLSALHAADARMTADQRPRALQRRRIADANMDVQERGLLKIARTTTAAADALTGRGVDELTARLAAEMLILAFSAGLREWINAGDHADPFSSHAAAALEAIRDRAGLLRDSTTAKT, encoded by the coding sequence ATGAGCAGATGGGCGCCGGATGCGCGTGAGCGACTGGAGGATGCCGCGCTCGAGCTGTTCTCCGCTCAGGGGTACGAGAACACGACGGTGGCTCAGATCGCCGAACGTGCCGGCCTGAATCGCGCGACCTTCTTCCGGCACTTCGCCGACAAGCGCGAGATCCTCTTCGGTCGAGAGGACGAGCTCGCCATCCTGTTCTCCGACGCGATCCGCTCCGCACCGACGGATGCCGACGTGCCCGCCTGTCTCCTGTCCGCCTTGCACGCGGCGGACGCGAGGATGACAGCTGATCAGCGCCCCAGAGCCCTTCAGCGGCGCCGGATTGCCGACGCGAACATGGACGTGCAGGAGCGTGGGCTGCTGAAGATCGCACGGACCACGACCGCGGCAGCCGACGCGCTCACAGGCCGCGGCGTCGATGAGCTGACCGCGCGTCTCGCCGCCGAGATGCTGATCCTGGCATTCAGCGCCGGCCTCCGCGAATGGATCAACGCCGGCGATCATGCGGACCCGTTCTCGTCACACGCCGCGGCAGCCCTCGAAGCGATCCGCGACCGCGCCGGACTGCTTCGAGACTCGACCACCGCGAAGACGTGA
- a CDS encoding response regulator transcription factor produces MTAPGAIRVVLADDQALVRAGIRVLLETRPDLVVVGEADDGETALALVRELRPDVVLMDIRMPGLDGLAATARIAADPTCGGTRVVMLTTFDLDEYVFEALRRGAAGFLVKNSEPDELVRGVRAAAAGDALLAPGVTRRLIAEYAARTKPAPVAAAEIAALTERERQVLALAGAGLSNADIGARLFVSPLTAKTHVSHIMGKLSVRDRAGLVVLAYETGLVRPGWIGE; encoded by the coding sequence GTGACCGCGCCGGGCGCGATCCGGGTCGTCCTCGCCGATGACCAGGCACTGGTGCGCGCGGGTATCCGAGTGCTTCTGGAGACCCGCCCGGACCTCGTCGTGGTGGGCGAAGCCGACGACGGCGAAACCGCTCTCGCCCTCGTGCGGGAGTTGCGGCCCGACGTCGTCCTGATGGACATCCGCATGCCCGGCCTCGACGGACTGGCCGCGACCGCGCGGATCGCCGCCGACCCGACGTGCGGCGGGACCCGCGTCGTCATGCTCACCACGTTCGACCTCGACGAGTACGTGTTCGAAGCGCTGCGGCGGGGCGCGGCCGGATTCCTGGTGAAGAACAGCGAACCGGACGAGCTCGTGCGGGGCGTCCGCGCCGCCGCGGCCGGGGACGCCCTGCTCGCCCCCGGCGTCACCCGCCGGCTGATCGCCGAGTACGCCGCGCGGACGAAGCCGGCTCCGGTGGCCGCAGCGGAGATCGCCGCGCTGACCGAGCGGGAACGCCAAGTCCTGGCCCTTGCCGGAGCGGGACTGTCCAATGCGGACATCGGCGCCCGGCTGTTCGTCAGCCCGCTGACCGCGAAAACCCACGTCTCTCACATCATGGGCAAACTCTCGGTGCGAGACCGGGCGGGACTGGTCGTGCTCGCGTACGAGACCGGGCTGGTCCGCCCCGGCTGGATCGGCGAGTGA
- a CDS encoding SDR family oxidoreductase, whose product MRIFVTGASGWIGSSVVPELIHAGHEVIGLARSDTATATIEQLGAEARRGGLDNLNTLRDAAEESDGVIHLAYAHELGQIGGAPADAAAIDTFTSALEGTDKPLLVTGATITVPGRAATEHDELVPEGPIAARIKNMQAALAAADRGVRVSLVMIPRSAHGKGEQHGFIPQLAARARTTGVSAYVGDGTNRWPAVHVKDAAALYRLAIEKAPAGSVLHAVGDEGVAFRDIAEAIARGVGVPAQSRPAEEFGMPLGALLGTDMPASSTITQQLLGWTPIHPGLIDDIEEGHYFA is encoded by the coding sequence ATGCGCATCTTCGTCACCGGCGCCTCCGGCTGGATCGGATCCTCAGTTGTCCCCGAACTCATCCACGCCGGCCACGAGGTCATCGGCCTCGCCCGTTCCGACACCGCCACCGCCACGATCGAGCAGTTGGGCGCCGAAGCCCGCCGTGGCGGCCTGGACAACCTCAACACCCTCCGAGACGCGGCGGAAGAGAGTGACGGCGTCATCCACCTCGCCTACGCCCACGAACTCGGGCAGATCGGCGGCGCCCCGGCCGATGCCGCCGCCATCGACACGTTCACGAGCGCGCTGGAAGGCACCGACAAGCCGCTGCTCGTCACCGGCGCGACCATCACCGTGCCGGGTCGAGCCGCCACCGAGCACGACGAGCTGGTGCCAGAGGGGCCCATCGCTGCGCGCATCAAGAACATGCAGGCCGCCCTCGCCGCCGCCGATCGCGGAGTCCGCGTGAGCCTTGTCATGATCCCGCGATCCGCACATGGCAAGGGCGAGCAGCACGGCTTCATCCCCCAGCTCGCCGCCCGGGCAAGGACAACCGGAGTCTCCGCGTACGTGGGCGACGGGACGAACCGTTGGCCGGCCGTGCACGTCAAGGACGCCGCGGCCCTCTATCGGCTCGCGATCGAGAAGGCGCCTGCAGGATCGGTCCTGCACGCCGTGGGCGACGAGGGAGTCGCCTTCCGCGACATCGCCGAGGCGATCGCGCGAGGCGTCGGCGTGCCCGCGCAGTCCCGCCCCGCCGAGGAGTTCGGCATGCCCCTCGGAGCACTCCTGGGCACCGACATGCCCGCCTCGAGCACGATCACCCAGCAACTGCTCGGGTGGACACCGATACACCCCGGCCTCATCGACGACATCGAAGAAGGGCACTACTTCGCCTGA
- a CDS encoding SAM-dependent methyltransferase, which produces MVMSERDDDLATVIDPTVPSTARIYDAGLGGKDNYEVDREMLRKVQAVAPEVTELAIVAREFLIRAVRFLARDVGIDQFLDCGSGLPTAENVHEVAQRSNPDARVVYVDNDPVVLAHGRALLADNMQTHFVSGDIFQPTRLLADQTVRGELDWDKPIALIHSMSLHFCADDPAAVLRDYLDALPSGSYVVFSHAFDPEDDEYSVVARNIERVYQGASSGRIHFRTRAEINTMLAGLELLKPGLVQPADWWPGGPRVQPLKLSDHCLLAAVGRKP; this is translated from the coding sequence ATGGTCATGAGCGAGCGCGACGACGACTTGGCGACGGTTATCGATCCGACCGTGCCGAGCACCGCCCGGATCTACGACGCGGGCTTGGGCGGCAAAGACAACTACGAGGTCGACCGGGAAATGCTGCGCAAGGTCCAAGCCGTGGCGCCCGAGGTGACCGAACTGGCCATCGTCGCTCGAGAATTTCTGATCCGCGCCGTGCGCTTCTTGGCCCGCGACGTGGGCATCGACCAGTTCCTCGACTGCGGTTCCGGGCTACCCACCGCCGAGAACGTCCACGAGGTCGCACAGCGGTCCAACCCCGACGCGCGCGTGGTCTACGTCGACAACGATCCGGTGGTGCTCGCCCACGGCCGGGCGCTGCTGGCCGACAACATGCAAACCCACTTCGTCAGCGGCGATATCTTCCAGCCCACGAGGCTGCTGGCCGATCAGACCGTGCGCGGCGAGCTCGACTGGGACAAACCCATCGCACTGATCCACTCGATGAGCCTGCACTTCTGCGCCGACGACCCGGCCGCCGTGCTGCGTGATTATCTCGACGCCCTGCCGTCAGGATCGTATGTGGTGTTCAGCCACGCCTTCGATCCCGAAGACGACGAGTACAGCGTCGTCGCCCGTAACATCGAGCGCGTGTATCAAGGCGCCTCCTCAGGGCGGATCCACTTCCGTACCCGCGCCGAGATCAACACCATGCTCGCCGGACTCGAGCTGCTCAAACCTGGCCTGGTACAGCCAGCCGACTGGTGGCCCGGGGGCCCCCGCGTGCAGCCACTCAAACTCTCCGATCACTGCCTGCTCGCAGCCGTGGGCCGCAAACCCTAA
- a CDS encoding asparagine synthase-related protein: MTLAGAAVAKGAPTRTSSAATTLAAAAIAARWCRERGDRLRTFSVGTAESADLAAARRVAAHLGTEHFERTRRCAYPRRGTVRS; encoded by the coding sequence GTGACTCTTGCCGGTGCGGCTGTGGCGAAGGGCGCGCCAACGAGGACGAGCTCGGCGGCGACCACGCTCGCAGCCGCGGCCATCGCCGCCCGGTGGTGCCGCGAGCGCGGAGACCGGCTGCGCACCTTCTCCGTCGGCACTGCCGAATCCGCCGACCTCGCCGCCGCGCGACGGGTCGCTGCCCACTTGGGCACCGAGCACTTCGAACGGACCCGGCGCTGTGCCTACCCGCGGCGCGGGACTGTCCGTTCGTGA
- a CDS encoding FAD-dependent monooxygenase — protein sequence MSGVKVLVAGASIAGPALAHWLRRRGAEVTVVERAPGLRPGGQAVDARGVTREVIRRMGLDATVRAARTETAGAYTVDVDGTVLQTHSADDDGGDGYISEIEILRGDLSRVLYDDTRDGVEYVFGDRIVELNQDADGVDVVFAGGERRRFDLVVGADGLHSALRDMVFGPRERFVRHLGQVLAFYSVPNEFGVDRWVIDYQEPGRSAGLRPLPDDTRAMAMLFFSMADFDVDYRDIEAQKRLLRERMAGFGWLTPRILAHLDDTPDFYLDQVAQVVMDRWSSGRVGLLGDAAFSSSPLSGQGTGMALVGAYLLAGELAAAGWDPKAGFAAYEGRMRSFVEANQEIGRLHALSRDVPGPDAEPAPEPDMEALMALVERALNGIELPDYAGVPDARDSV from the coding sequence GTGAGCGGTGTCAAGGTGTTGGTGGCGGGGGCGAGCATCGCGGGGCCGGCGCTGGCCCATTGGCTGCGCCGGCGGGGCGCGGAGGTGACCGTGGTGGAGCGGGCCCCCGGGCTGCGTCCCGGCGGGCAGGCGGTGGACGCGCGCGGGGTGACCAGGGAGGTCATCCGGCGGATGGGGCTGGACGCGACGGTGCGAGCGGCCCGCACGGAGACGGCCGGCGCGTACACGGTGGACGTCGACGGGACCGTGCTGCAGACCCACAGCGCGGACGACGACGGCGGCGACGGGTACATCTCGGAGATCGAGATCCTGCGCGGGGACCTGTCCCGGGTGCTGTACGACGACACTCGCGACGGCGTCGAGTACGTCTTCGGCGACCGGATCGTCGAGCTAAACCAGGACGCGGACGGCGTCGACGTGGTCTTCGCGGGCGGCGAACGGCGGCGCTTCGACCTGGTGGTCGGGGCGGACGGGCTGCACTCGGCGCTGCGAGACATGGTCTTCGGGCCGCGCGAGCGGTTCGTCCGCCACCTCGGGCAGGTGCTGGCTTTCTACAGCGTGCCCAACGAGTTCGGGGTGGATCGCTGGGTGATCGACTACCAGGAGCCCGGGCGCTCCGCCGGCCTGCGGCCCCTCCCGGACGACACCCGGGCGATGGCCATGCTCTTCTTTTCCATGGCCGACTTCGACGTCGACTACCGTGACATCGAAGCGCAGAAGCGCCTGCTGCGCGAGCGGATGGCCGGCTTCGGCTGGTTGACCCCGCGCATCCTCGCGCATCTGGACGACACTCCGGACTTCTACCTCGACCAGGTCGCCCAGGTGGTGATGGACCGCTGGTCCAGCGGCCGGGTGGGGCTTCTCGGAGACGCGGCGTTCAGCTCGTCGCCGCTGTCCGGGCAGGGCACCGGGATGGCCTTGGTCGGGGCCTACCTCCTGGCCGGAGAGCTGGCCGCGGCCGGGTGGGACCCGAAGGCCGGGTTCGCCGCCTACGAGGGGCGGATGCGCTCGTTCGTCGAGGCCAACCAGGAGATCGGCCGGTTGCACGCGCTCAGCCGCGACGTCCCCGGGCCGGACGCCGAGCCGGCCCCGGAGCCCGACATGGAGGCACTCATGGCGCTGGTGGAGCGCGCGCTCAACGGCATCGAGCTGCCCGACTACGCCGGGGTGCCGGACGCCCGGGATTCGGTCTGA